The proteins below are encoded in one region of Halorarum halophilum:
- a CDS encoding glycosyltransferase: MRALQLVTNTESRFFNQQIRYLEAAGVETTTLPVPGNRHVGDGDVDGRSPLDYLRLYPTVLRHSFGDYDLIHANYGLTAPAAVAQPSLPVVVSLWGTDLMGPYGPVSAACARFADAVVVMSHEMADRLNCDSYVIPHGVDLERFAPAPADEARAELGWDPDVRHVLFPYPPERGVKDYPRAERVVEAARERLDEPVELHAVTGVPHARMPVYMNAADSLLVTSRREGSPNAVKEAMACNLPVVTTDVGDVRARLADVSPSAVETTDEDLAGALADVLAARERSNGREAAREVSVQRSNERLRAVYRTVVADGT, encoded by the coding sequence ATGCGCGCGCTCCAGCTCGTCACGAACACCGAGTCCCGGTTCTTCAACCAGCAGATCCGGTACCTGGAGGCCGCTGGAGTCGAGACGACCACGCTGCCCGTGCCGGGGAACCGGCACGTCGGCGACGGCGACGTGGACGGCCGGAGCCCGCTCGACTACCTCCGGCTCTACCCGACGGTGCTGCGCCACTCGTTCGGCGACTACGACCTGATCCACGCGAACTACGGCCTGACCGCCCCGGCCGCCGTGGCCCAGCCGTCGCTCCCCGTCGTCGTCTCGCTGTGGGGGACCGACCTGATGGGCCCCTACGGCCCGGTGAGCGCGGCCTGCGCCCGCTTCGCCGACGCCGTCGTCGTCATGTCCCACGAGATGGCCGACCGGCTGAACTGCGACTCCTACGTCATCCCTCACGGCGTCGACCTCGAGCGGTTCGCGCCCGCGCCCGCCGACGAGGCGCGCGCGGAACTCGGCTGGGACCCCGACGTCCGGCACGTTCTGTTCCCGTACCCGCCCGAACGCGGCGTGAAGGACTACCCGCGCGCCGAGCGCGTGGTCGAGGCGGCCCGCGAGCGGCTCGACGAACCCGTCGAACTCCACGCCGTCACGGGCGTCCCGCACGCCCGGATGCCCGTCTACATGAACGCCGCCGACTCGCTGCTGGTCACCTCCCGGCGCGAGGGCTCCCCCAACGCCGTGAAGGAGGCGATGGCGTGCAACCTTCCGGTCGTGACGACCGACGTCGGCGACGTGCGCGCCCGGCTGGCGGACGTCTCGCCCTCGGCGGTCGAGACCACCGACGAGGACCTCGCGGGCGCGCTCGCCGACGTGCTCGCGGCGCGGGAGCGCTCGAACGGCCGCGAGGCCGCGCGCGAGGTGAGCGTCCAGCGGTCGAACGAGCGGCTCCGCGCCGTGTACCGCACCGTGGTCGCGGACGGCACCTGA
- a CDS encoding GNAT family N-acetyltransferase, which translates to MKLDTLSLEEWGDALPSSGFEPFHAPAALGVLDEHADGDLRLYGAFKGDRPVGLFPAVVREQSVGTAVMSPPPGFSIPHLGPLVMPASPKRRKREKVNTKFAEALVDELGVESSLTLFRTVCNTSFPDPRPYIWNDFDLETRFTYELHVGDEDPEDLLTACSKSLRREIRDARDLDVTVDVEGQEGTRAVFDRTAERYAEQDRGFSLTWPYVRDLTDAMAADDRSRTYVVRGPDGEFLTGVIALFSNDAAYYWLGGARTTHEGVSVNSLVHWTIVQDIAAGEPRESIHTYDLMGANTERLCRYKSKFGADLAPYYVVESGGAGMDVAKRAYNLVAR; encoded by the coding sequence ATGAAACTCGACACGCTCTCGCTCGAGGAGTGGGGGGACGCCCTGCCGTCGTCCGGGTTCGAGCCGTTCCACGCGCCGGCCGCGCTCGGCGTCCTCGACGAGCACGCCGACGGCGACCTCCGACTCTACGGCGCGTTCAAGGGCGACAGGCCGGTCGGCCTGTTCCCCGCGGTCGTCCGCGAGCAGTCGGTCGGCACCGCGGTGATGTCGCCGCCGCCCGGCTTCTCGATCCCACACCTCGGCCCGCTCGTGATGCCGGCCAGCCCCAAGCGGCGCAAGCGCGAGAAGGTGAACACGAAGTTCGCCGAGGCGCTCGTGGACGAACTCGGCGTCGAGTCGTCGCTGACGCTGTTCCGGACCGTCTGCAACACGTCGTTCCCCGACCCGCGGCCGTACATCTGGAACGACTTCGACCTCGAGACCCGCTTCACCTACGAACTCCACGTCGGCGACGAGGACCCCGAGGACCTGCTCACGGCGTGTAGCAAGAGCCTGCGCCGGGAGATCCGCGACGCCCGCGACCTCGACGTGACCGTCGACGTCGAGGGGCAGGAGGGGACCCGCGCGGTGTTCGACCGCACGGCCGAACGCTACGCCGAGCAGGACCGCGGATTCAGCCTGACCTGGCCCTACGTCCGCGATCTGACCGACGCGATGGCCGCGGACGACCGGTCCCGCACCTACGTCGTCCGCGGGCCCGACGGGGAGTTCCTCACCGGCGTCATCGCGCTGTTCTCGAACGACGCCGCCTACTACTGGCTCGGGGGCGCGCGCACGACCCACGAGGGCGTGAGCGTCAACAGCCTCGTCCACTGGACCATCGTCCAGGACATCGCCGCGGGGGAACCGCGCGAGTCGATTCACACGTACGACCTGATGGGTGCGAACACCGAACGCCTCTGCCGGTACAAGAGCAAGTTCGGCGCCGACCTCGCGCCGTACTACGTCGTCGAATCGGGCGGCGCGGGGATGGACGTGGCCAAGCGGGCGTACAACCTGGTGGCCCGATAG
- a CDS encoding polysaccharide deacetylase family protein produces the protein MSPTNDRDGAGDDGPAGGDAERPVPDGHSFALLLTHDLDRPYKTYQSLYYALTEPARRRYHLSTALPGRNPYWQFGTMMDLEDDLGVRSAVYVLREQRLFRDRPPREWLSMEGWQLFAGRYSLDDPDVLEALSRLDEGGWELGLHGSYESPTDRERLREEKAAVEAAVGHEVLGGRQHYLNLSRPETWEHHRDIGLSYDASLGSSDEYGFQHGYGIQRPFDDGFVVFPLTIMEQALPDPADDFDRAWEACEELLAEARDNGAVMTVLWHPRHFSEGDFPGHRRLYRRLIEHALDLGAWVGPPGELYEREDLHEPPASDGGSAPDPSRSDAPTSGPVESPDPDRSDGRREITNPTGAPDRSE, from the coding sequence GTGAGCCCCACGAACGACCGCGACGGCGCCGGCGACGACGGTCCCGCCGGTGGCGACGCGGAACGGCCCGTCCCGGACGGCCACAGTTTCGCGCTGCTGCTCACCCACGACCTCGACCGGCCGTACAAGACGTACCAGTCGCTCTACTACGCGCTCACGGAGCCGGCGCGGCGGCGGTACCACCTCTCGACCGCGCTGCCGGGGCGGAACCCGTACTGGCAGTTCGGGACGATGATGGACCTCGAGGACGACCTCGGGGTCCGGTCGGCGGTCTACGTCCTCCGCGAGCAGCGCCTCTTCCGCGACCGGCCGCCCCGCGAGTGGCTCTCGATGGAGGGGTGGCAGCTGTTCGCCGGGCGCTACAGCCTCGACGACCCGGACGTCCTGGAGGCCCTCTCGCGGCTGGACGAGGGCGGCTGGGAGCTCGGGTTACACGGCTCTTACGAGTCGCCCACCGACCGCGAGCGCCTCCGCGAGGAGAAGGCCGCCGTCGAGGCGGCGGTCGGCCACGAGGTGCTCGGCGGGCGCCAGCACTACCTCAACCTCTCGCGCCCGGAGACGTGGGAGCACCACCGCGACATCGGGCTGTCGTACGACGCGTCGCTCGGCTCCAGCGACGAGTACGGTTTCCAGCACGGCTACGGCATCCAGCGCCCGTTCGACGACGGGTTCGTCGTCTTCCCGCTGACGATCATGGAGCAGGCCCTCCCCGACCCCGCCGACGACTTCGACCGCGCCTGGGAGGCCTGCGAGGAACTGCTCGCCGAGGCGCGCGACAACGGCGCGGTGATGACCGTGCTCTGGCACCCGCGCCACTTCAGCGAGGGCGACTTCCCCGGCCACCGCCGGCTGTACCGCCGGCTGATCGAGCACGCGCTCGACCTGGGCGCCTGGGTCGGCCCGCCCGGCGAGCTGTACGAGCGGGAGGACCTCCACGAACCGCCCGCGTCGGACGGCGGATCGGCCCCCGATCCGTCCCGGTCGGACGCTCCCACCTCGGGCCCGGTAGAATCGCCCGACCCAGACCGTTCGGACGGTAGGCGGGAGATAACAAACCCGACGGGAGCCCCCGACCGGAGCGAATGA
- a CDS encoding DUF354 domain-containing protein, with protein MRVLFDVSHPAHVHLFKHAADGLRESGHDVHVASREKDVTTDLLDAAGVAHTPLTGVTEGRGGLVREWVAREARLLRLARRFDPDVVVSRLNPAAAHVSRLLGVPNVVFHDTENAGLLERVTTPFASVVCTPSRYGRDLGAHQRRYEGFHELAYLHPARFDPDPESLRESGVDPDEPYAVLRFVAMGAHHDTGHESLTPEGKRDLVERLEGAGLTVYVSSEGPLPADLDDRRLPVPPEDLHQLLAHADLYAGDSGTTAAEAAVLGTPTVRLNPFDGEMGVFHELHEYGLVTTVRDDDEFVETAVDLAADPDAGDRWRARRRDMLAEKVDVTAYMLDTVQEVGAA; from the coding sequence ATGCGCGTGCTGTTCGACGTGAGTCACCCGGCCCACGTCCACCTGTTCAAACACGCCGCCGACGGCCTGCGGGAGTCGGGCCACGACGTCCACGTCGCCTCCCGCGAGAAGGACGTGACGACCGACCTGCTCGACGCGGCCGGCGTCGCACACACGCCCCTGACCGGCGTGACCGAGGGTCGCGGCGGGCTGGTCCGCGAGTGGGTCGCCCGCGAGGCGCGGTTGCTCAGGCTGGCCCGCCGGTTCGACCCCGACGTGGTGGTGAGCAGGCTCAACCCCGCCGCCGCGCACGTCTCGCGGCTGCTCGGCGTCCCGAACGTCGTCTTCCACGACACCGAGAACGCGGGGCTGCTCGAACGGGTCACGACCCCGTTCGCGAGCGTCGTCTGCACGCCGTCCCGCTACGGGCGCGACCTGGGCGCCCACCAGCGCCGGTACGAGGGGTTCCACGAACTCGCCTACCTCCACCCGGCGCGCTTCGACCCCGACCCCGAGTCGCTCCGCGAGTCGGGCGTCGACCCCGACGAGCCGTACGCCGTCCTCCGGTTCGTCGCGATGGGCGCCCACCACGACACCGGCCACGAGAGCCTCACGCCCGAGGGAAAGCGCGACCTCGTCGAGCGCCTCGAGGGGGCGGGGCTGACGGTGTACGTGTCGAGCGAGGGGCCGCTCCCCGCCGACCTCGACGACCGCCGGCTGCCCGTGCCGCCCGAGGACCTCCACCAGCTCCTCGCGCACGCTGACCTGTACGCCGGGGACTCCGGGACGACGGCGGCCGAGGCGGCAGTCCTCGGCACGCCGACCGTCCGGCTCAACCCCTTCGACGGCGAGATGGGCGTGTTCCACGAGCTCCACGAGTACGGCCTCGTCACCACCGTCCGCGACGACGACGAGTTCGTCGAGACGGCCGTCGACCTGGCCGCCGATCCGGACGCGGGCGACCGGTGGCGGGCGCGGCGGCGCGACATGCTCGCGGAGAAGGTCGACGTGACCGCGTACATGCTCGACACCGTCCAGGAGGTGGGCGCGGCGTGA